A window of Palaemon carinicauda isolate YSFRI2023 chromosome 27, ASM3689809v2, whole genome shotgun sequence contains these coding sequences:
- the LOC137621098 gene encoding tetraspanin-9-like, with translation MGLFTKVALFFVNFIVMVLGLAMVITASIFLSNGNNFDFLINEDTFSLPIFSLVIGIVMLILCLMGCYGASKENRLIVKINGGLLCILVIAQLVVGILILINAFVPVESIQNEMNNTFFYYGVEDQEMKENIDTFQIEAGCCGVHDYTDWALYPFGEANNNSVPDSCCKEDYYKDGCGLNVLSKEDFEEVIFNKGCSYSVTGILVELGLLLGILCILFVIIQLVSVCCVCGLAMTPKTSSNRQVVITKTVVSYSK, from the exons ATGGGATTGTTCACGAAGGTGGCCCTATTTTTCGTCAACTTTATTGTTATG GTTCTTGGGCTGGCCATGGTAATAACAGCGTCCATCTTTCTGTCAAATGgaaataattttgattttcttaTCAACGAGGACACTTTTTCGCTGCCAATATTCTCCCTGGTTATTGGCATAGTGATGCTCATTTTGTGCTTAATGGGATGTTATGGAGCCAGCAAGGAAAATCGGCTAATAGTGAAGATT AATGGAGGATTACTGTGTATTTTAGTGATCGCTCAACTGGTTGTGGGTATCCTGATATTGATAAACGCATTTGTACCGGTGGAGTCTATTCAAAACGAAATGAATAACACCTTCTTCTATTACGGAGTCGAAGACCAAGAAATGAAGGAGAACATCGACACATTTCAAATTGAG GCCGGATGTTGCGGCGTTCACGACTACACTGACTGGGCTCTCTATCCTTTTGGAGAAGCAAATAACAACAGCGTTCCCGACAGCTGCTGTAAAGAGGACTATTACAAGGATGGTTGTGGCTTGAATGTCCTTTCCAAAGAAGATTTTGAAGAGGTTATCTTCAACAAAGGATGCTCCTACAGTGTAACTGGGATTCTAGTCGAACTAGGACTCTTACTCGGAATCTTGTGCATTTTATTTGTCATTATACAG ctcgtgagtgtatgttgcgtttgtggGCTGGCAATGACACCGAAGACCTCTTCTAACCGGCAGGTAGTGATTACAAAGACAGTGGTGTCATATTCGAAATGA